The Parabacteroides sp. AD58 genome includes a window with the following:
- a CDS encoding RsmB/NOP family class I SAM-dependent RNA methyltransferase: MALPIDFITRTRVLLGDEYTELEKALMADVPVSIRINPKKSDKRPEATPVPWSQLGYYLPERLSFTFDPLFQNGTYYVQEASSMFLEQAVRTYVQEPVVCLDLCAAPGGKSTHLLSLLPEGSVLVSNEVIRSRSYILAENIQKWGYPNHVVTNNDPAEVGELTHLFDVIVTDVPCSGEGMFRKDTDSTGEWSVANVGLCASRQRRILHDIWNALKPGGLLVYSTCTYNTEEDEENIQYIIDELGAEPLSIPIEDAWGVCGALKYANPVYRFFPHRTRGEGFFLAALRKADGEREELRIKTKNKDKKQKGKKQPDIPASILAAVRASETYQPVWNDSRLSLLPSEVQAIYPLLQEKLHILSAGIELGEWKGKDWVPAQALALSTALNPTAFPLCEVDDETAIRYFRKEALVLPADAEKGYVLLTYQQRPIGFVKNLGNRANNLYPQEWRIRSSYNPEEIRRLVL, from the coding sequence ATGGCACTTCCTATTGATTTTATTACCCGTACGCGGGTACTTTTAGGCGACGAATATACAGAACTGGAAAAAGCGTTGATGGCGGATGTCCCGGTTAGTATCCGAATAAATCCGAAGAAGAGCGACAAGCGGCCGGAGGCAACTCCGGTTCCGTGGAGCCAGCTGGGTTATTATCTGCCCGAACGCCTTTCGTTCACTTTCGACCCGTTGTTCCAAAATGGCACTTATTATGTACAGGAGGCTTCGTCGATGTTCCTTGAACAGGCAGTCCGGACGTATGTTCAGGAACCGGTGGTCTGTCTGGACTTATGTGCGGCACCGGGAGGAAAATCTACTCATCTGTTGAGCCTTCTTCCCGAAGGAAGTGTACTGGTAAGCAATGAAGTAATCCGGTCGCGCAGCTATATTCTGGCAGAGAATATCCAGAAATGGGGCTATCCGAACCATGTTGTCACGAATAATGATCCGGCAGAAGTGGGGGAACTGACTCATCTCTTTGATGTGATTGTAACAGATGTGCCCTGTTCGGGCGAAGGCATGTTCCGTAAGGATACAGATAGTACGGGTGAGTGGAGTGTGGCGAATGTCGGGCTTTGTGCTTCCCGTCAGCGGCGTATCCTTCATGATATCTGGAATGCCCTGAAACCCGGTGGCTTGCTGGTGTACAGTACTTGTACGTATAATACGGAAGAAGATGAGGAGAACATCCAATACATCATCGATGAACTGGGAGCCGAGCCATTGTCTATTCCGATCGAAGATGCTTGGGGCGTGTGTGGAGCCTTGAAATATGCAAATCCGGTATATCGGTTTTTCCCACATCGGACACGCGGTGAAGGCTTTTTTCTGGCGGCTCTGCGGAAAGCAGATGGCGAACGAGAGGAGCTTCGGATCAAGACCAAGAATAAAGACAAGAAACAGAAAGGTAAGAAGCAACCCGACATCCCGGCATCCATCCTTGCTGCTGTTCGTGCAAGCGAGACTTATCAACCCGTCTGGAATGATAGTCGTCTGTCTTTGCTGCCCTCCGAAGTACAAGCAATCTATCCATTACTGCAAGAGAAACTTCATATCCTTTCTGCAGGAATCGAATTGGGCGAATGGAAGGGAAAAGACTGGGTGCCGGCGCAAGCATTGGCGTTGAGTACAGCCTTAAATCCAACAGCTTTCCCCCTATGTGAAGTGGATGATGAGACGGCTATCCGTTATTTCCGGAAAGAAGCGCTGGTGCTTCCGGCTGATGCGGAGAAAGGGTATGTCTTGCTGACTTATCAGCAGCGTCCTATCGGATTCGTGAAGAATTTAGGAAACCGGGCGAATAACCTTTATCCGCAAGAGTGGCGCATCCGCAGCAGTTATAATCCGGAAGAAATCCGTCGGTTAGTGTTATAA
- the gltX gene encoding glutamate--tRNA ligase has protein sequence MTQRKVRVRFAPSPTGALHIGGVRTALYNYLFAKQNGGDLILRIEDTDSQRFVPGAEAYIIEALTWLGIHFDEGVGFGGNYGPYRQSERREIYKKYVDQLLEAGHAYIAFDTPQELEAKRKEIPNFQYDASTRMQMRNSLTLSPEETKALIDAGNQYVVRVKIEPNEDVHVHDLIRGEVVINSSILDDKVLYKSADQLPTYHLANIVDDHLMEVTHVIRGEEWLPSAPLHVLLYRYFGWADTMPQFAHLSLLLKPEGNGKLSKRDGDRLGFPVFPLEWHDPKTGDVSSGYRESGYLPEAVVNFLALLGWNPGNDQEVMSMDELIKAFNLAHCSKSGAKFDYEKGKWFNHQYIQRKDNKEIAALFMPILKEHGVEADPAYVEKVVGMMKDRVSFIKELWNVCAFFFVAPTEYDEKTRKKRWKEDSAAQLTEFIEVLRAHEPFDIESTENVAKAWIESKGYHLGNIMNATRLALVGEGKGPHIFDITEALGKEETIRRIQRAIDVLG, from the coding sequence ATGACTCAAAGAAAGGTAAGAGTCCGTTTTGCACCGAGCCCAACAGGAGCTTTGCATATCGGAGGAGTTCGTACAGCTTTATACAATTATCTATTTGCCAAGCAAAATGGCGGAGACTTGATTCTCCGTATTGAAGATACTGATTCACAGCGTTTCGTGCCGGGAGCAGAGGCTTATATTATTGAAGCACTTACCTGGTTAGGTATTCATTTCGATGAGGGAGTCGGTTTCGGAGGAAACTATGGCCCATATCGCCAGAGCGAACGTCGTGAAATATATAAGAAATATGTAGACCAGCTGTTGGAAGCCGGTCATGCCTATATTGCTTTTGATACTCCACAGGAACTGGAGGCAAAGCGGAAGGAAATTCCAAACTTCCAGTATGACGCATCTACCCGTATGCAGATGCGTAATTCACTGACTCTTTCTCCGGAAGAGACAAAGGCGCTGATAGATGCCGGCAATCAGTATGTTGTTCGTGTCAAGATTGAACCGAATGAAGACGTACATGTGCATGATTTGATTCGTGGAGAAGTAGTTATCAATTCATCAATTCTGGATGATAAGGTGCTGTATAAATCAGCAGACCAACTGCCAACCTATCACTTGGCTAACATTGTAGACGACCACCTGATGGAAGTAACACACGTGATCCGTGGTGAAGAGTGGTTGCCAAGTGCTCCGTTGCATGTTCTGCTGTATCGTTATTTCGGTTGGGCCGATACGATGCCTCAGTTTGCCCATCTGTCATTGCTGCTGAAGCCCGAAGGTAACGGAAAGCTGAGTAAGCGCGATGGCGACCGTCTGGGATTCCCGGTTTTCCCGTTGGAATGGCATGATCCGAAGACCGGTGATGTTTCTTCGGGTTATCGTGAAAGTGGCTATCTTCCGGAAGCGGTTGTCAACTTCCTGGCTTTGTTAGGCTGGAATCCGGGAAATGATCAGGAAGTGATGAGTATGGACGAACTGATCAAAGCCTTCAATCTGGCTCATTGCAGCAAGAGCGGTGCGAAGTTCGACTACGAGAAAGGAAAATGGTTTAATCACCAGTATATTCAGCGGAAAGACAACAAGGAAATTGCCGCTTTGTTCATGCCAATCTTGAAAGAGCATGGCGTGGAGGCTGATCCAGCCTATGTCGAGAAAGTGGTCGGCATGATGAAAGACCGCGTCAGCTTTATCAAGGAGCTGTGGAATGTATGTGCCTTCTTCTTTGTAGCTCCGACTGAATATGACGAAAAGACCCGGAAGAAACGCTGGAAAGAAGACAGCGCTGCCCAGCTGACAGAGTTCATCGAAGTCTTGCGCGCACATGAGCCGTTTGATATTGAAAGTACCGAAAATGTGGCAAAAGCCTGGATTGAAAGCAAAGGCTATCACTTGGGAAATATCATGAATGCCACCCGTTTGGCTTTAGTTGGCGAAGGCAAGGGTCCGCATATCTTTGATATCACAGAAGCCTTGGGTAAGGAAGAAACGATTCGTCGTATCCAGCGTGCTATTGACGTTTTGGGATAA
- a CDS encoding low molecular weight protein-tyrosine-phosphatase yields the protein MEKKYKILFVCLGNICRSPSAEAVMKKLVKDAGMADRFLIDSAGIIGYHEGEPADPRMRAHAIRRGYRLDSISRPVQTQDFYDFDLIIGMDNRNVDDLKEMAPDLDSEKKVHQMMEYATNRLYDYVSDPYYSGAEGFELVLDLLEDACRGLLARVISSSSQDN from the coding sequence ATGGAAAAGAAATACAAAATCCTATTTGTGTGTTTAGGGAATATTTGCCGGTCGCCGTCGGCCGAAGCAGTGATGAAGAAGCTGGTGAAAGATGCCGGAATGGCAGATCGTTTTCTGATTGACTCGGCCGGTATTATCGGTTATCATGAAGGAGAACCTGCTGATCCGCGGATGCGAGCCCATGCTATCCGTCGGGGCTATCGGTTGGATTCCATTTCCCGTCCGGTCCAGACACAGGATTTCTATGATTTCGATCTGATTATCGGAATGGATAATCGGAATGTAGACGACTTGAAGGAAATGGCTCCCGATCTGGATTCGGAGAAGAAAGTTCATCAGATGATGGAATATGCGACGAATCGGCTGTACGATTATGTCTCTGATCCCTATTATAGTGGAGCAGAAGGTTTTGAGCTTGTCCTCGACCTGCTGGAAGATGCCTGCCGAGGACTTCTGGCCCGTGTTATTTCTTCTTCAAGTCAGGATAACTGA
- a CDS encoding HD family phosphohydrolase gives MNIKNYNVHPSIFFIIAALLMAYFFPRDAKFKYQFYEGKPWRYGLLTAPTNFPIYKTDAQVKEEQDSVLKKFQPYYRVNQEIESNQIDKLRADYNSRLNQRVTAAYMQYIEKMLQQLYGNGIISAEEMEKLHAEGYSQINLLRNTVSSPHYVSDFFTVKSAYEFIINNCPTTLNRSLLQACDINNYLVENVSYDTDMSDRVKQELLQSVPISTGVVQAGERIVDRGEIIDSQTYNVLRSLKKVYESKSGGNQRHNLMLAGQIILVFGILFCYWLYLWSFRIKFMHNRRNAFFLICCIFMPVFLTEICVTYSIFNIYIIPYAIVPIVVRTFFDSRTALFTHLITVLVCSIMAPFPHEFLILQIIAGMVVTFSLRELSERSQLMRCSFFVFLSYALAYLGLVLYQDADLNKIHWMMMLYFGINLILLMFTYVLVYMLEKTFGYLSTITLVELSNINSGILKKLSETCPGTFQHSLQVSIIASEAAAKIGANAQLVRTGAMYHDIGKMCNPIFFTENQNQQNPHDGLSFEESAQMVISHVTEGVKIAEKASLPKEIIDFIRTHHGRGKAKYFYNSFKNKYPDREVNEELFTYPGPNPFSKETAIVMMADSVEAASRSLKEHTVEGIQQLVNKIIETQIADGLLKNAPLTFRDVESIKQVFIEKLKIMYHTRISYPDLKKK, from the coding sequence ATGAATATTAAGAATTACAACGTACATCCGTCTATATTTTTTATCATAGCAGCCTTACTGATGGCTTACTTCTTTCCACGTGACGCAAAGTTCAAATATCAGTTCTACGAAGGGAAACCCTGGCGTTACGGACTGCTGACGGCTCCGACCAATTTTCCTATCTATAAAACCGACGCACAGGTGAAGGAAGAACAAGACAGCGTATTGAAAAAGTTCCAGCCGTATTACCGGGTGAACCAAGAAATCGAGTCCAACCAGATCGATAAACTGCGTGCCGATTACAACAGTCGCCTGAACCAGCGCGTCACAGCAGCTTATATGCAGTATATTGAAAAGATGCTCCAGCAGCTGTATGGTAACGGAATTATCTCAGCGGAAGAAATGGAGAAGTTGCACGCAGAAGGATATTCACAGATTAATCTGCTGCGCAATACCGTTTCTTCTCCACACTACGTATCAGACTTTTTCACTGTCAAATCGGCTTATGAGTTTATTATCAACAATTGTCCTACTACGTTAAACCGATCGCTGCTGCAGGCATGCGACATCAATAATTATCTGGTTGAGAATGTCAGTTATGATACTGATATGTCCGACCGCGTCAAACAGGAGTTGCTGCAAAGCGTCCCGATTTCGACCGGTGTCGTTCAGGCCGGCGAACGCATTGTCGACCGGGGAGAGATCATTGACTCCCAAACTTACAATGTGCTTCGTTCTTTAAAGAAAGTCTATGAATCCAAATCCGGAGGAAATCAGCGGCACAACCTGATGCTGGCCGGACAAATCATCCTCGTCTTCGGTATCCTCTTCTGCTACTGGCTTTATTTATGGTCGTTCCGCATCAAGTTCATGCATAACCGGCGTAATGCCTTTTTCCTGATATGCTGTATTTTCATGCCTGTCTTTCTAACCGAGATCTGTGTAACATACAGCATTTTCAACATCTATATCATTCCGTATGCCATCGTTCCGATTGTGGTCCGCACGTTCTTCGATTCGCGGACGGCCTTGTTCACGCACCTGATCACTGTGCTGGTCTGCTCCATCATGGCACCTTTCCCGCATGAGTTCCTTATCCTGCAGATCATTGCCGGCATGGTGGTGACTTTCAGTCTGCGCGAATTATCTGAACGATCCCAGCTGATGCGCTGTTCGTTCTTCGTCTTCCTATCATACGCACTTGCCTACTTGGGACTGGTGCTTTACCAGGATGCCGACCTCAACAAAATCCATTGGATGATGATGCTTTACTTCGGCATCAACCTTATCCTGCTTATGTTTACCTATGTTCTCGTCTATATGCTGGAAAAGACATTCGGCTATCTATCAACCATAACATTAGTGGAACTGTCGAACATCAATTCAGGCATCTTGAAGAAACTGAGTGAGACGTGTCCAGGCACCTTCCAACACTCACTGCAAGTCTCCATCATCGCTTCCGAAGCAGCTGCCAAAATTGGAGCCAATGCACAGCTGGTCAGAACCGGAGCCATGTATCACGATATAGGCAAGATGTGTAATCCGATCTTCTTCACCGAAAATCAGAACCAGCAGAATCCGCACGACGGTCTGTCATTCGAAGAAAGTGCTCAGATGGTGATCAGCCACGTCACAGAAGGAGTCAAGATTGCAGAGAAAGCCTCTTTGCCCAAAGAAATTATTGATTTTATCCGCACCCACCACGGACGCGGTAAAGCCAAGTATTTCTACAACTCTTTTAAGAACAAATATCCCGACAGGGAAGTGAATGAAGAACTGTTTACTTATCCCGGACCGAATCCATTCTCCAAAGAAACGGCCATTGTAATGATGGCGGACTCGGTCGAAGCGGCTTCACGCAGCCTGAAGGAACACACCGTGGAAGGTATTCAGCAACTGGTCAATAAGATCATCGAGACGCAGATTGCCGACGGATTGCTGAAGAACGCTCCGCTCACCTTCCGGGATGTGGAATCCATCAAGCAGGTCTTCATCGAGAAGCTGAAGATCATGTATCACACCCGCATCAGTTATCCTGACTTGAAGAAGAAATAA
- a CDS encoding acyltransferase has translation MGNYEAHPTAVIDEGCQIGEGTHIWHFSHIMSGCRIGKYCNIGQNVVISPGVEIGNQVKIQNNVSVYTGVICEDEVFLGPSCVFTNVINPRSAISRKHEYRSTRVKRGATIGANATIVCGHDIGEYALIGAGAVVTKDIPPYALVVGNPSRQIGWVSEYGCRLEFDKHGHAVCPESGEHYILENNQVRKIKNG, from the coding sequence ATGGGAAACTACGAAGCACATCCAACAGCCGTCATCGACGAAGGCTGTCAGATCGGAGAAGGCACACACATCTGGCACTTCTCGCACATCATGTCAGGCTGCCGTATCGGGAAGTATTGTAATATCGGGCAAAATGTAGTCATCTCGCCCGGTGTAGAAATCGGTAATCAGGTAAAGATTCAGAACAACGTGTCTGTCTATACCGGTGTTATCTGTGAAGACGAAGTTTTCTTAGGACCCAGTTGTGTCTTCACCAATGTAATCAATCCGAGAAGCGCCATTTCCCGCAAGCATGAATACCGGAGTACCCGTGTGAAACGAGGAGCCACCATCGGAGCCAATGCCACCATTGTCTGCGGACATGACATCGGCGAATATGCCCTCATCGGAGCGGGAGCCGTTGTTACCAAAGACATTCCGCCTTATGCCTTAGTCGTAGGCAATCCGTCCCGACAAATCGGCTGGGTCAGTGAATACGGCTGCCGCCTCGAATTCGACAAACACGGCCACGCTGTCTGTCCGGAAAGCGGAGAACATTACATCTTAGAGAATAATCAAGTGCGGAAAATAAAGAATGGATAA
- a CDS encoding 3-deoxy-D-manno-octulosonic acid transferase: protein MYSLLIHLYSLIIELIAPFHKKARTMRLGQWRTNRILRTQIQPGEKYIWFHAASLGEFEQGRPMMERIKARYPQYKILLTFFSPSGYEVRKNYAGADVICYLPFDTPYRVNKFLKLAHPVAAVFIKYEFWGNYLAALKKRNIPVYIISAIFRPDQLFFQWFGAPYRKMLHCFTHLYVQDERSKALLAEYGIHNVTVTGDTRFDRVQEVRNQAKDLPLIDKFVHNEKGEKLLTLVAGSSWPQDEQVIIPYFNKQERMKLIIAPHEIHQSHLVSIAALLERPFIRLTEVQSEKDLEGKDCLIIDNFGLLSSVYRYGEMAYIGGGFGVGIHNTLEAAVYGIPVLFGPNYKKFKEAKDLIEVGGGFSIHSIAEFEDKMNEFITHPEVMQAAGKAAGDFVASQVGATDKILSDILPALDH from the coding sequence ATGTACAGCCTGCTTATTCATTTATACTCCCTGATCATCGAATTGATCGCTCCGTTTCATAAGAAAGCACGGACCATGCGTCTGGGGCAATGGCGTACCAACCGTATTCTGCGTACACAGATTCAGCCGGGAGAAAAATATATCTGGTTCCATGCGGCCTCGTTGGGCGAGTTTGAGCAAGGACGGCCTATGATGGAGAGGATCAAGGCCCGGTATCCGCAATATAAAATCCTGCTGACATTCTTTTCTCCTTCGGGATATGAGGTACGCAAGAATTATGCCGGTGCCGATGTCATTTGCTATCTGCCCTTCGACACTCCTTATCGGGTGAACAAATTCCTGAAGCTGGCACATCCGGTAGCTGCCGTCTTTATCAAATATGAATTTTGGGGGAATTATTTAGCCGCTCTCAAGAAACGGAATATTCCGGTTTATATTATCTCCGCCATTTTCCGTCCTGACCAGTTGTTCTTCCAGTGGTTTGGCGCTCCTTATCGGAAAATGTTACACTGCTTCACGCACTTGTATGTGCAAGATGAACGTTCAAAGGCGTTGTTGGCCGAATATGGCATTCACAATGTGACAGTAACAGGCGATACGCGTTTCGACCGGGTTCAGGAAGTTCGGAATCAGGCCAAGGATTTGCCGCTGATCGACAAGTTCGTGCATAATGAAAAAGGAGAGAAACTGCTGACATTAGTGGCAGGCAGTTCCTGGCCACAGGATGAACAGGTAATTATTCCGTATTTCAACAAGCAGGAACGGATGAAACTGATCATTGCTCCGCACGAAATTCACCAGAGTCATCTGGTTTCGATTGCAGCACTGCTGGAACGGCCTTTTATCCGTCTGACGGAAGTCCAGTCAGAAAAAGACTTGGAAGGTAAGGATTGCCTGATTATAGATAACTTTGGCCTCTTATCCTCAGTCTATCGGTATGGCGAGATGGCCTATATCGGTGGTGGTTTTGGAGTCGGCATCCACAATACACTCGAAGCGGCTGTTTATGGTATTCCGGTGCTGTTCGGTCCGAATTATAAGAAGTTTAAGGAAGCCAAAGACTTAATAGAGGTTGGCGGTGGTTTCTCAATTCATTCGATAGCAGAGTTTGAAGATAAGATGAACGAGTTTATCACGCACCCGGAAGTGATGCAGGCCGCCGGAAAAGCCGCAGGCGATTTCGTGGCCAGCCAGGTAGGTGCGACCGATAAAATACTTTCCGACATTTTGCCTGCGCTTGATCATTGA
- a CDS encoding DUF4837 family protein — MKTKHLLSIPLLLSGIALLGLASCNSGSIIKRATGVPYEVLVVMDTSLWKGQVGEAVRDKLQESYPALPQAEPTAAISYCEPASFNDFMRYVRNILLVDINPNAYTKVSLIADKDVWANGQQVMRLQSPSADSLLLYMQGKNNDILTYIRQLEQKRYAQYLQENHNSLLAEKTRSSLQLEICAPEEMNSSQIDSTFLWFSNNANTGRMDLIFYAFPAENADALDKSHLVAMRDSVTRLHIPGSFEGSYMTTESRFPVEYEPLPNGKQPGAVIRGLWKMQGDMMGGPFVSYAWYDAPRHRVVVAEGFVYAPETNKKLYMHRLESALLTARIL, encoded by the coding sequence ATGAAAACGAAACATCTACTCTCGATTCCTCTCCTGTTGAGTGGAATCGCATTACTCGGACTGGCGAGTTGTAATTCCGGTTCCATCATCAAGCGGGCCACCGGAGTTCCGTATGAAGTACTGGTTGTAATGGATACGAGCTTATGGAAAGGACAAGTTGGAGAAGCAGTCCGCGATAAACTCCAGGAATCCTACCCTGCCCTGCCTCAGGCGGAACCAACGGCTGCCATCTCCTATTGCGAACCGGCATCTTTCAACGATTTCATGCGTTATGTACGCAACATCCTGTTGGTGGATATCAATCCTAACGCTTATACAAAAGTCTCACTCATTGCCGACAAGGATGTATGGGCCAATGGGCAACAAGTGATGCGTCTTCAGTCTCCTTCAGCAGATTCTCTGTTGTTGTATATGCAAGGGAAGAACAATGATATTCTAACCTATATCCGGCAACTGGAACAGAAACGCTATGCCCAATATCTGCAGGAAAACCACAACAGCCTGCTGGCAGAAAAGACACGTTCATCTCTGCAGCTGGAAATCTGTGCCCCGGAAGAGATGAATTCTTCGCAGATCGATTCTACATTTCTCTGGTTTTCCAACAATGCGAACACCGGACGGATGGATCTGATCTTCTATGCTTTTCCAGCAGAAAATGCTGACGCGCTTGACAAGTCGCATCTTGTAGCCATGCGAGACTCAGTAACCCGACTGCATATTCCAGGTTCGTTTGAAGGATCGTACATGACAACAGAAAGTCGTTTTCCAGTCGAATATGAACCATTACCCAACGGGAAACAGCCAGGTGCTGTGATACGTGGCTTGTGGAAAATGCAAGGCGACATGATGGGCGGACCATTTGTCTCGTATGCCTGGTATGATGCGCCCCGCCATCGGGTAGTTGTAGCAGAAGGATTCGTCTATGCTCCCGAAACCAACAAGAAACTCTATATGCACCGGCTGGAATCCGCCCTGCTCACGGCACGGATTTTATAA
- a CDS encoding SAM-dependent methyltransferase — MQASLYLIPVTLGDTEHRRVLPDYNRDVILGIRHFIVENVRTARRFLKKVEPSIVIDDLTFYELNKHTSPEQVAGYLNPLAQGESVGVISEAGCPAVADPGADVVAIAQRKHYRVVPLVGPSSIILSVMASGFNGQSFAFHGYLPIDAAERTSTIKKLEGRIYAENQTQLFIETPYRNRKLAEELIRTCRPSTKLCIASNITCADECIQTRPVKDWAGKLPDFDKKPTIFLIYK, encoded by the coding sequence ATGCAAGCATCATTATATCTGATACCGGTCACCTTGGGCGATACCGAACATCGCCGGGTATTGCCGGACTATAACCGGGATGTCATCTTGGGCATCCGTCATTTCATTGTCGAGAATGTCCGCACGGCACGCCGCTTCTTGAAGAAAGTGGAACCATCCATTGTGATCGACGACTTGACTTTCTATGAACTGAACAAGCACACATCGCCTGAGCAGGTGGCAGGCTATCTGAATCCGCTGGCTCAAGGCGAATCGGTAGGTGTGATTTCCGAAGCCGGCTGTCCGGCTGTAGCCGATCCGGGAGCCGATGTGGTAGCGATTGCCCAGCGCAAACATTATCGGGTCGTTCCTCTGGTAGGTCCGTCGTCTATTATTTTATCCGTGATGGCATCCGGATTTAACGGACAGAGTTTTGCTTTTCATGGTTATCTGCCTATCGATGCAGCGGAACGTACCAGTACCATCAAGAAGCTGGAAGGACGGATTTATGCCGAGAACCAGACGCAGCTCTTTATCGAAACGCCTTACCGCAACCGTAAACTGGCAGAAGAACTGATCCGTACCTGCCGCCCGTCCACGAAGCTGTGTATTGCGTCGAATATCACTTGTGCAGATGAATGTATCCAGACACGTCCGGTTAAGGATTGGGCCGGGAAGTTACCCGATTTCGACAAGAAACCGACCATCTTCTTAATCTATAAATAA